From one Streptomyces mobaraensis genomic stretch:
- a CDS encoding trypsin-like serine peptidase encodes MRRPLVGALTTLLLGGAAATGIGAAPAAAASQTADAPRASAPQAGVAVQAEAAVKAKPKAVDFAGTVALSNCSGSLIRLPNSADNDPALVLTNGHCLETGMPGAGDVIVDQASSRTFSLLNSTAGKAGTLRASKVAYATMTDTDVTLYQLTTTYAQIKKSYGINALNLSADHPATGTPIKVVSGYWKRIYSCNVDGFVHELREGDWTWKDSLRYTPSCNTIGGTSGSPVIDVNTGKVIAVNNTGNENGERCTENNPCEVDENGNVTVRRGINYAEQTYGITKCVTAGNRIDLSLPGCALPKP; translated from the coding sequence ATGAGACGACCTCTCGTCGGCGCACTCACCACCCTGCTGCTCGGCGGCGCGGCCGCGACCGGCATCGGCGCCGCACCCGCGGCCGCCGCGTCCCAGACGGCCGACGCCCCACGGGCGTCCGCGCCGCAGGCCGGGGTCGCGGTGCAAGCCGAGGCTGCGGTGAAGGCCAAACCCAAGGCCGTCGACTTCGCCGGCACCGTCGCCCTCAGCAACTGCTCGGGTTCGCTGATACGCCTCCCCAACTCGGCCGACAACGACCCGGCCCTCGTGCTCACCAACGGACACTGCCTGGAGACCGGCATGCCGGGCGCGGGCGACGTCATCGTCGACCAGGCGTCGTCCCGTACGTTCAGCCTGCTCAACTCCACCGCGGGCAAGGCGGGCACGCTCCGCGCGAGCAAGGTCGCCTACGCGACCATGACCGACACCGACGTCACCCTGTACCAGCTCACCACCACCTACGCGCAGATCAAGAAGAGCTACGGGATCAACGCCCTCAACCTCTCCGCCGACCACCCCGCCACCGGCACGCCGATCAAGGTCGTCTCGGGCTACTGGAAGCGGATCTACTCCTGCAACGTGGACGGCTTCGTCCACGAGCTCCGCGAGGGTGACTGGACCTGGAAGGACTCGCTGCGCTACACGCCCTCCTGCAACACCATCGGGGGGACGTCCGGTTCGCCGGTCATCGACGTGAACACCGGCAAGGTGATCGCCGTCAACAACACCGGCAACGAGAACGGCGAGCGGTGCACGGAGAACAACCCGTGTGAGGTGGACGAGAACGGGAACGTCACCGTTCGGCGCGGCATCAACTACGCCGAGCAGACCTACGGCATCACCAAGTGCGTGACGGCCGGCAACAGGATCGACCTGAGCCTGCCGGGCTGCGCCCTCCCCAAGCCGTGA
- the cpaB gene encoding Flp pilus assembly protein CpaB, which yields MNSRQRRGIILLLLSVLCAVGAAAGVYAVVDDAESKVGPEVTAYRLRSDVAAYRALDEGQFEKVSMPRRWLPATAVTDLAEVRGKIAVTPLRRGSLLQSDMIVNRPALAPGQQEIAIMIDAATGVAGKITPGSKVNIYATFDGRGGATGVTAGGAAGAGKDGKDAKDAKDANPQPVSKVIVSGAQVIEVGRLTPLDGRSGGARTGASGARQAGDAVPITFALDTKDAQRVAYAESFATHVRLALVAPGDDTGVSGSDRTYTLDGDK from the coding sequence ATGAACTCACGCCAGCGACGCGGGATTATCCTGCTGCTCCTGTCGGTCCTCTGCGCCGTGGGAGCGGCGGCCGGGGTGTACGCGGTGGTGGACGACGCCGAGTCGAAGGTCGGTCCGGAGGTCACGGCCTACCGGCTGCGGTCCGACGTCGCGGCCTACCGGGCGCTGGACGAGGGGCAGTTCGAGAAGGTGTCGATGCCCAGGCGCTGGCTGCCCGCCACGGCGGTCACGGATCTCGCCGAGGTGCGCGGCAAGATCGCCGTGACTCCGCTCCGCAGGGGATCGCTGCTGCAGAGCGACATGATCGTCAATCGGCCCGCGCTCGCGCCCGGGCAGCAGGAGATCGCCATCATGATCGACGCGGCGACCGGGGTGGCCGGCAAGATCACGCCTGGGTCGAAGGTCAACATCTACGCCACCTTCGACGGCAGGGGCGGGGCTACGGGCGTCACGGCCGGCGGTGCTGCCGGCGCTGGCAAGGACGGGAAGGACGCGAAGGACGCGAAGGACGCGAACCCCCAGCCGGTGTCGAAGGTCATCGTCAGCGGCGCCCAGGTCATCGAGGTCGGCCGACTCACCCCGCTCGACGGCCGGAGCGGCGGCGCCCGGACCGGCGCGTCCGGCGCACGGCAGGCGGGCGACGCCGTGCCGATCACCTTCGCCCTGGACACGAAGGACGCGCAACGCGTCGCGTACGCCGAGTCGTTCGCGACCCATGTGCGGCTGGCCCTGGTGGCACCGGGCGACGACACCGGCGTCAGCGGGTCCGACCGCACGTACACCCTCGACGGCGACAAGTAG
- a CDS encoding pilus assembly protein: protein MGLAAIQLGLAAFAAQQAGTGARAAARTATLDDSRTTPEAAARTAMTDWVARRADTVQAPPCTPGASEVTATVDVSVPGLLPGTGFHVTRHATMRCPNDAHAPTDVPAGPSALPPSGGSPGPAALSRNPPDDSHEPHEPDKSHEPRVLPQESRP from the coding sequence GTGGGTCTGGCCGCGATCCAGCTCGGCCTGGCGGCCTTCGCCGCGCAGCAGGCGGGAACCGGCGCCCGCGCCGCCGCCCGTACGGCGACACTCGACGACTCCCGCACCACCCCGGAAGCCGCCGCCAGGACGGCCATGACCGACTGGGTCGCCCGGCGCGCCGACACCGTCCAGGCACCCCCCTGCACTCCCGGCGCCTCCGAAGTGACCGCCACGGTGGACGTCTCCGTCCCCGGCCTCCTCCCCGGCACCGGCTTCCACGTCACCCGGCACGCCACCATGCGCTGCCCGAATGACGCGCACGCCCCCACCGACGTTCCGGCCGGGCCTTCGGCCCTTCCCCCCTCCGGCGGTTCGCCTGGGCCCGCCGCCCTCTCCCGCAATCCCCCCGATGACTCCCATGAGCCTCATGAGCCTGACAAGTCTCACGAGCCACGAGTGCTTCCTCAGGAGAGCCGCCCATGA
- a CDS encoding TadE/TadG family type IV pilus assembly protein, translated as MGGGTGPERLTPVPATSPFRRFRRWGGDRGQVAVEFAGIFPMILVALAVVWQCVLVGYTYSLAGHAADRAARAGAVGRDCAEAARADLPGEWRTGSIDCGREGDVYKATVKLKVPVLVPDAVDWPWAVGGTAGVARED; from the coding sequence ATGGGCGGAGGGACGGGCCCGGAGCGGCTCACCCCCGTCCCCGCGACCTCGCCGTTCCGCCGGTTCCGCAGGTGGGGCGGGGACCGGGGACAGGTCGCCGTCGAGTTCGCCGGGATCTTCCCCATGATCCTCGTCGCCCTGGCGGTGGTCTGGCAGTGCGTGCTGGTCGGCTACACCTACTCCCTCGCCGGGCACGCCGCGGACCGCGCGGCCCGCGCCGGGGCGGTGGGCCGCGACTGCGCGGAGGCGGCCCGCGCCGACCTGCCGGGGGAGTGGCGTACCGGCTCGATCGACTGCGGCCGGGAGGGCGACGTCTACAAGGCGACGGTGAAACTGAAGGTGCCCGTGCTGGTACCGGACGCGGTCGACTGGCCGTGGGCGGTGGGCGGCACGGCGGGCGTGGCGCGGGAGGACTGA
- a CDS encoding M14 family metallopeptidase encodes MRPRSSGGRAAALATVLSLASLALAAPAVSSAGGSAPRPATGTSHSYEVTGPRTAAQRTAVAATGASVDAVHGNTVVITANAAEADRVRRLGHRVTELPGPPDRSAGERPVPHDFPSRDAKYHNYREAMAEIDADVAAHPSIMSKRVIGKSQEGRDIVAVRVSSGVKPDDAKPEVLFTHHQHAREHLTVEMALYLLKEFGNGYGTDPRVTKMTDERVIWIVPDVNPDGGEYDIATGTYRNWRKNRQPNSGSSNVGTDLNRNWGYKWGCCGGSSGNTGSETYRGRAAESAPEVKVVADFVRGRVVNGKQRIKAAIDFHTYSELVMWPFGWTYDDTASGMTQDDHDAFAKVGKAMAASNGYTAEQSSDLYITDGTIDDWLWGEQKVFAYTFEMYPTGAGGGGFYPPASVIDRETARNRDAVLQLLENADCMYRSIGKEQQYCAKR; translated from the coding sequence ATGCGACCGCGTTCCTCCGGCGGCCGGGCAGCCGCCCTCGCCACCGTCCTCTCCCTCGCCTCCCTCGCTCTGGCCGCGCCCGCCGTCTCCTCCGCGGGCGGTTCCGCACCGCGCCCCGCGACCGGGACGTCCCACTCGTACGAGGTGACGGGCCCGCGCACCGCCGCCCAGCGCACCGCCGTCGCCGCGACCGGCGCGTCCGTCGACGCCGTCCACGGGAACACCGTGGTCATCACGGCGAACGCGGCCGAGGCCGACCGCGTCCGCCGTCTCGGCCACCGCGTGACCGAACTGCCCGGCCCACCGGACCGCTCGGCCGGCGAACGGCCCGTCCCGCATGACTTCCCGTCCCGCGACGCCAAGTACCACAACTACCGCGAGGCCATGGCCGAGATCGACGCGGACGTCGCGGCCCACCCCTCGATCATGAGCAAGCGGGTCATCGGCAAGAGCCAGGAGGGCCGCGACATCGTCGCCGTCCGGGTCAGTTCCGGCGTGAAGCCCGACGACGCCAAACCGGAGGTCCTCTTCACCCACCACCAGCACGCGCGCGAGCACCTGACCGTCGAGATGGCCCTCTACCTGCTGAAGGAGTTCGGCAACGGCTACGGCACCGACCCCCGGGTCACCAAGATGACCGACGAGCGGGTGATCTGGATCGTCCCCGATGTCAACCCCGACGGTGGCGAATACGACATCGCCACCGGCACCTACCGCAACTGGCGCAAGAACCGGCAGCCCAACTCCGGTTCCTCGAACGTCGGCACCGACCTCAACCGCAACTGGGGTTACAAGTGGGGCTGCTGCGGCGGCTCCTCCGGCAACACCGGGTCGGAGACCTACCGCGGCCGGGCCGCCGAGTCGGCACCCGAGGTCAAGGTCGTCGCCGACTTCGTCCGCGGACGCGTCGTCAACGGGAAGCAGCGGATCAAGGCCGCGATCGACTTCCACACCTACAGCGAACTGGTCATGTGGCCGTTCGGCTGGACGTACGACGACACCGCGTCCGGCATGACGCAGGACGATCACGACGCGTTCGCCAAGGTGGGCAAGGCGATGGCGGCCAGCAACGGCTACACGGCCGAGCAGTCGAGCGACCTGTACATCACCGACGGCACCATCGACGACTGGCTGTGGGGCGAGCAGAAGGTCTTCGCCTACACCTTCGAGATGTACCCGACGGGCGCGGGCGGCGGCGGCTTCTACCCGCCGGCCTCGGTGATCGACCGGGAAACGGCACGCAACCGGGACGCGGTACTCCAGTTGCTGGAGAACGCGGACTGCATGTACCGGTCGATCGGCAAGGAGCAGCAGTACTGCGCGAAGCGGTAG
- a CDS encoding amino acid deaminase gives MAVADDALARLAHEPVDHRFKGLPPDAEGLTVGALTAQRRSLFTGGFTTPVLTLSAEALDHNLALMERWSAEHGLAFAPHGKTSMAPSLFARQLARGAWGITAAMPAQVRVYRAFGVRRIFLANQVVDAAALRWLAGELAADPDFRIVVYVDSVRGVELMDAALRGAGAGRPLDVVVELGAAGGRTGVRTAADAALVADAVAGAETLRLVGVAGYEAEIPDADETRVRAWVRDLTSLAVEFDAAGRFAGVEEIVVSAGGSSWFDAVAEVFGELPELSAPVLKLLRSGAYVTHDDGQYRRKTPFVRHPAEGALRPAFRLWTQCVSRPEPGRAYLNAGKRDAPYDLGFPEAQVVRSARDGAERPADHMTITGLADQHAFVTLPEDDPLEVGDWVGLGISHPCTAFDKWPMIPVVDASGTVTEYVRTFF, from the coding sequence ATGGCCGTCGCCGACGACGCCCTGGCCCGGCTCGCCCACGAGCCGGTGGACCACCGTTTCAAGGGGCTGCCCCCGGACGCGGAGGGGCTGACCGTCGGCGCCCTCACGGCCCAGCGGCGCTCCCTGTTCACCGGCGGCTTCACGACGCCCGTGCTGACCCTGTCGGCCGAGGCGCTGGATCACAACCTCGCGCTGATGGAGCGCTGGTCCGCGGAGCACGGCCTGGCCTTCGCGCCGCACGGCAAGACGTCCATGGCCCCGAGCCTGTTCGCACGGCAGCTGGCGCGCGGCGCCTGGGGCATCACCGCCGCCATGCCCGCCCAGGTCCGCGTCTACCGGGCCTTCGGCGTACGGCGGATCTTCCTCGCCAACCAGGTGGTGGACGCCGCCGCGCTGCGCTGGCTGGCCGGCGAACTCGCCGCCGATCCGGATTTCCGGATCGTCGTCTACGTGGACTCCGTGCGCGGCGTCGAGCTGATGGACGCGGCCCTGCGCGGCGCCGGAGCGGGACGGCCGCTGGACGTCGTCGTCGAACTCGGCGCCGCGGGCGGCCGGACGGGCGTGCGGACGGCGGCGGACGCCGCGCTGGTCGCGGACGCGGTGGCGGGTGCGGAAACGTTGCGGCTGGTGGGTGTCGCCGGGTACGAGGCGGAGATCCCGGACGCCGACGAGACGCGGGTCCGTGCCTGGGTGCGCGATCTGACGTCGCTGGCCGTGGAGTTCGACGCGGCCGGGCGGTTCGCCGGGGTCGAGGAGATCGTGGTCAGCGCGGGCGGCAGCTCGTGGTTCGACGCGGTGGCCGAGGTCTTCGGAGAGCTTCCGGAGCTGTCCGCGCCGGTGCTCAAGCTGCTGCGCTCCGGCGCGTACGTCACGCATGACGACGGCCAGTACCGCCGCAAGACCCCCTTCGTCCGCCACCCCGCGGAGGGCGCCCTGCGGCCGGCCTTCCGGCTCTGGACCCAGTGCGTCTCCCGCCCGGAACCCGGCCGCGCCTACCTCAACGCGGGCAAGCGGGACGCCCCGTACGACCTCGGCTTCCCCGAGGCGCAGGTCGTCCGCTCGGCCCGCGACGGCGCCGAGCGCCCCGCCGACCACATGACGATCACGGGCCTCGCCGACCAGCACGCCTTCGTCACCCTGCCCGAGGACGACCCCCTGGAGGTCGGCGACTGGGTCGGCCTGGGCATCTCGCACCCCTGCACGGCCTTCGACAAGTGGCCCATGATCCCGGTGGTGGACGCGAGCGGGACGGTGACGGAGTACGTGCGGACGTTCTTCTGA
- a CDS encoding Flp family type IVb pilin, translating into MGKRFWEDDRGQTSVEYLGIIAVVVAIVLVLTTTDFGTVIAKAIMDQIQKIAK; encoded by the coding sequence ATGGGGAAGCGCTTCTGGGAGGACGACCGGGGGCAGACCTCGGTCGAGTACCTGGGCATCATCGCCGTCGTGGTGGCGATCGTCCTCGTCCTCACGACGACGGACTTCGGCACGGTGATCGCAAAAGCGATCATGGATCAGATCCAAAAAATCGCCAAGTGA
- a CDS encoding type II secretion system F family protein produces MNDSLALLTLGITLLCGVLAVAGVRTYLTGRERQAALAERLADPGESSRSTARSRPLRRFDRAVRGTRLGRRLELRIAATGLGVAPGDFLLWTGAAAVVLWVVAALALAPFFGPLAAVVAVWTAFAFLGRQRRKRIEKFINQLPELARILANATQAGLALRTALGMAAEEMDAPAGEELAAVADRLAVGHSVEESLAELADRLPSRELGVLVTTLVLSHHAGGSVVRSLRNLTETLEERKETRREVRTQLSQVTATAYVVPLMGVGTLFLLDRIAPGSIDRMTGTALGQLTVIGAFALYGVGFFLIRRMSRIDI; encoded by the coding sequence ATGAACGACTCCCTCGCGCTCCTGACCCTGGGCATCACCCTGCTCTGCGGCGTGCTCGCCGTCGCCGGTGTACGGACGTACCTGACCGGCCGGGAGCGGCAGGCCGCTCTCGCCGAACGCCTCGCCGACCCAGGGGAGTCGTCCCGCTCCACCGCCCGCTCCCGGCCCTTACGCCGCTTCGACCGCGCGGTGCGCGGGACGCGCCTCGGCAGACGGCTGGAACTGCGCATCGCCGCCACGGGACTCGGGGTCGCGCCGGGCGACTTCCTGCTGTGGACCGGCGCCGCAGCCGTTGTCCTCTGGGTCGTGGCAGCCCTCGCACTGGCCCCCTTCTTCGGACCGCTCGCCGCGGTGGTGGCCGTCTGGACGGCGTTCGCCTTCCTGGGGCGGCAGCGCCGCAAACGCATCGAGAAGTTCATCAACCAACTCCCCGAGCTGGCCCGCATCCTCGCCAACGCCACCCAGGCGGGCCTCGCCCTGCGCACGGCCCTCGGCATGGCGGCGGAGGAGATGGACGCCCCAGCAGGTGAGGAACTGGCGGCCGTCGCCGATCGGTTGGCCGTGGGGCACTCCGTCGAAGAGTCCCTCGCCGAACTGGCCGACCGGCTGCCCTCCCGCGAACTCGGCGTGCTCGTCACCACCCTGGTCCTCTCCCACCACGCCGGAGGCTCGGTCGTCCGCTCCCTGCGCAACCTCACCGAGACGCTGGAGGAACGGAAGGAGACCCGACGGGAGGTCCGAACCCAACTGTCCCAGGTGACCGCCACGGCATACGTCGTTCCCCTGATGGGCGTCGGCACCCTCTTCCTCCTGGACCGCATCGCCCCCGGCTCCATCGACCGTATGACGGGCACCGCCCTCGGGCAGCTCACCGTCATAGGCGCCTTCGCGCTCTACGGCGTCGGCTTCTTCCTCATACGCCGCATGTCCCGCATCGACATCTGA
- a CDS encoding chitinase — protein MNRPDHPCHDARPGPSPAENNPTPTGSGPIHAGSRRTHRLGGLLAALTLAAAGAATTGTATAHAAPHTADATRATATATATATGTNTPKAAPNLLKNAGFENGLSPWSCSADSGTTGTPAHSGTAALKAAPSGLDNARCAQTVAVKPGSAYTLSAWVQGSYVYLGASGTGTTDVSTWTPGTGSDWKELTTSFTTGPNTTSVTVYTHGWYGQNPYLADDITLTGPDGSDPGDPGDPVPSAPGGLTAGRTTSSSVDLSWTPVGGATGYQVYRDGTKAQSVTGASATVTGLAPSTTYRFQVTAVNAAGESPRSAEISVTTAAGGGQPPASKHAVTGYWQNFDNGAKVQRISDVQAQYDIIAVAFADATATPGAVDFTLDPGLRYSEADFKADIAAKRAAGKSVVISVGGERGSVRVNDAASAANFADSVYRLMQKYGFDGVDIDLENGLDPTYMTQALRALSAKAGDKLVITMAPQTLDMQSTSASYFKTALNIKDILTVVNTQYYNSGSMLGCDGKVYAQGSVDFLTALACIQLEGGLAPSQVGLGLPASPRGAGSGYVDPSVVNNALDCLAKGTGCGSFKPAKTYPGIRGAMTWSTNWDASNGNAWSNAVGPHVHGLP, from the coding sequence GTGAATCGCCCGGATCACCCGTGTCATGACGCACGCCCCGGCCCGTCCCCCGCGGAAAACAATCCGACCCCCACAGGAAGCGGCCCGATTCACGCAGGAAGCAGAAGGACCCACCGCCTCGGCGGCCTCCTCGCCGCCCTCACCCTGGCCGCCGCGGGCGCGGCCACCACCGGCACCGCCACCGCGCACGCCGCACCCCACACCGCCGACGCCACCCGCGCCACCGCCACCGCCACCGCCACCGCCACCGGGACCAACACCCCGAAAGCCGCGCCCAACCTCCTTAAAAACGCCGGCTTCGAAAACGGACTGTCCCCCTGGTCCTGCTCCGCCGACAGCGGCACCACCGGCACCCCCGCTCACTCCGGCACCGCCGCCCTCAAAGCCGCGCCGAGCGGACTCGACAACGCCCGCTGCGCACAGACCGTCGCTGTCAAACCCGGCTCCGCCTACACGCTGAGCGCCTGGGTCCAGGGCTCGTACGTGTACCTGGGCGCGAGCGGCACCGGCACCACCGACGTCTCCACCTGGACTCCGGGCACGGGATCGGACTGGAAGGAGCTCACCACCTCCTTCACCACGGGCCCCAACACCACCTCCGTCACCGTCTACACCCACGGCTGGTACGGCCAGAACCCCTACCTCGCCGACGACATCACCCTCACCGGCCCGGACGGCAGCGACCCGGGCGACCCCGGCGACCCCGTACCCTCCGCCCCCGGCGGGCTGACGGCCGGCCGGACCACCTCCTCGTCCGTCGACCTGTCCTGGACGCCGGTCGGCGGCGCCACCGGCTACCAGGTCTACCGCGACGGGACGAAGGCGCAGTCGGTCACCGGCGCCTCGGCCACCGTCACCGGACTCGCGCCCTCCACCACGTACCGCTTCCAGGTCACGGCGGTCAACGCGGCCGGGGAATCCCCCCGTTCCGCCGAGATCAGCGTCACGACTGCGGCCGGCGGCGGCCAGCCCCCCGCGTCCAAGCACGCGGTGACCGGCTACTGGCAGAACTTCGACAACGGCGCCAAGGTCCAGCGGATCAGCGACGTGCAGGCGCAGTACGACATCATCGCCGTCGCCTTCGCCGACGCCACCGCCACGCCCGGCGCCGTGGACTTCACCCTCGACCCCGGTCTGCGCTACAGCGAGGCGGACTTCAAGGCCGACATCGCGGCCAAACGGGCGGCCGGCAAGTCGGTGGTGATATCCGTCGGCGGCGAGCGCGGCAGCGTGCGCGTCAACGACGCCGCCTCCGCCGCCAACTTCGCGGACAGCGTCTACCGGCTGATGCAGAAGTACGGCTTCGACGGTGTCGACATCGACCTGGAGAACGGCCTCGACCCGACGTACATGACGCAGGCCCTGCGCGCCCTGTCGGCGAAGGCCGGCGACAAGCTCGTGATCACCATGGCGCCGCAGACGCTCGACATGCAGTCGACATCGGCGAGCTACTTCAAGACGGCGCTGAACATCAAGGACATCCTGACCGTCGTCAACACGCAGTATTACAACAGCGGTTCCATGCTGGGCTGCGACGGCAAGGTGTACGCGCAGGGGTCGGTCGACTTCCTCACCGCCCTGGCCTGCATCCAGTTGGAGGGCGGGCTCGCGCCCTCGCAGGTCGGCCTGGGGCTGCCCGCCTCCCCACGCGGCGCCGGCAGCGGCTACGTGGACCCGTCCGTGGTGAACAACGCCCTCGACTGCCTCGCCAAGGGCACCGGCTGCGGCTCGTTCAAGCCCGCGAAGACCTACCCGGGCATCCGCGGGGCGATGACCTGGTCGACGAACTGGGACGCGAGCAACGGCAACGCCTGGTCCAACGCGGTCGGCCCGCACGTCCACGGGCTGCCGTAA
- a CDS encoding DUF5936 domain-containing protein, translating to MGLLIALLAGASVAGVCYGVALWRSEARLPPDLAVALEVGATRTTAVGSAVDRLGMRWAPLVLRLMGPRRVARIRTRIDRAGNPGGLTVDRYAARRAVYGALGFGGALVMLVEGRLLIAVLLVAFGLFWIEVGIWAAVRERRTAIERTLPDFLDVLAVVVSAGLSFRQALDRVAERYEGPWADELRIALRQMDMGVSRRDAFDGLRRRNDSEQVAQFVSALQQGEELGSPIVDTLMDIAADMRRTDAQNARRRAARAVPKATVVITTFMVPGTLALMIAGFFLGSGVDFGTVSGR from the coding sequence ATGGGCCTGCTGATCGCCCTCCTGGCCGGCGCGTCCGTGGCCGGCGTCTGCTACGGCGTCGCCCTCTGGCGCAGCGAGGCCAGACTTCCCCCGGACCTCGCCGTCGCCCTGGAGGTCGGAGCCACCCGCACCACCGCGGTCGGCTCGGCCGTCGACCGTCTCGGCATGCGGTGGGCCCCGCTCGTGCTACGCCTGATGGGCCCGCGCCGCGTGGCCCGGATCCGCACGCGGATCGACCGCGCGGGCAACCCCGGCGGTCTCACCGTCGACCGCTACGCGGCCCGCCGCGCGGTGTACGGGGCCCTCGGTTTCGGTGGCGCGCTCGTCATGCTGGTCGAGGGGCGGTTGCTCATAGCCGTGCTGCTCGTCGCCTTCGGCCTGTTCTGGATCGAGGTCGGCATCTGGGCCGCTGTCCGGGAGCGGCGGACCGCCATCGAACGGACGCTCCCCGACTTCCTCGACGTCCTCGCGGTCGTCGTCAGCGCCGGGCTGAGCTTCCGGCAGGCCCTCGACCGGGTCGCCGAACGGTACGAGGGTCCGTGGGCGGACGAACTCCGTATCGCTCTGCGGCAGATGGACATGGGCGTCAGCCGCCGGGACGCCTTCGACGGGCTGCGCCGGCGGAACGACTCCGAACAGGTCGCGCAGTTCGTCTCGGCCCTCCAGCAGGGCGAGGAGCTCGGCTCGCCCATCGTGGACACCCTCATGGACATCGCAGCCGACATGCGCCGCACCGACGCCCAGAACGCCCGCCGCAGGGCGGCCCGCGCGGTCCCCAAGGCCACGGTCGTCATCACCACGTTCATGGTCCCCGGCACGCTGGCCCTGATGATCGCCGGATTCTTCCTCGGCTCGGGCGTCGACTTCGGCACGGTGTCGGGCCGATGA
- a CDS encoding CpaF family protein yields MSLRARVVSPEPPGGGRESDHLVPVYRAKLLEEIDLAEMSALAAAERRARLERVLGHIISREGPVLSTAERDRLIRRVVDEALGLGILEPLLEDPTVTEIMVNGPDQVFVERAGRVEAVPVRFASHEQLMQTIERIVSTVNRRVDESNPMVDARLPSGERVNVIIPPLALNGATLTIRRFPRVYTLRELVGIGTLDEPTLMLLAGLVRAKFNIVISGPTGSGKTTLLNALSGLIPDGERVITVEDAAELQLQQTHVIRLESRPPNVEGKGRITIRDLVRNSLRMRPDRIIVGEVRGGETLDMLQAMSTGHDGSLATVHANSAEDALMRLRTLASMSEVKIPYEALRDQIDSAVDCVVQLTRTADGARRISEVALLDSYAPHGRPGAPAERSAAWAPAATGHRLTAVVCFDALPMGPDRVVRGTFAHFPLPERAVGRLRLANEPVPQAFGVAAPPGTVAGPRTTGRHAGRAAAGERVPAGEGAAYGEGTAYGEGTAYGEGTAYGEGAAYGEGAAEAEQTP; encoded by the coding sequence ATGAGCCTCCGGGCCCGCGTCGTCAGCCCCGAACCGCCCGGCGGCGGGCGGGAGTCGGACCACCTCGTCCCCGTCTACCGCGCCAAGCTCCTGGAGGAGATCGACCTCGCCGAGATGTCCGCGCTCGCCGCCGCCGAGCGGCGGGCCCGGCTGGAGCGGGTGCTGGGCCACATCATCAGCCGCGAGGGCCCGGTCCTCTCCACCGCCGAACGCGACCGGCTCATCCGCCGGGTCGTGGACGAGGCCCTGGGCCTGGGCATCCTCGAACCCCTCCTGGAGGACCCGACCGTCACCGAGATCATGGTCAACGGACCGGACCAGGTCTTCGTCGAGCGCGCCGGCCGCGTCGAGGCCGTCCCCGTGCGGTTCGCCTCCCACGAGCAGCTGATGCAGACCATCGAACGCATCGTCTCCACCGTCAACCGCCGCGTGGACGAGTCCAATCCCATGGTCGACGCCCGCCTCCCCAGCGGTGAACGCGTCAACGTCATCATCCCGCCCCTCGCCCTCAACGGCGCCACCCTCACCATCCGCCGCTTCCCGCGCGTCTACACGCTGCGCGAACTCGTCGGCATCGGCACGCTGGACGAGCCGACGCTGATGCTGCTCGCGGGGCTGGTCCGGGCGAAGTTCAACATCGTCATCTCCGGCCCCACCGGCTCCGGCAAAACCACGCTGCTCAACGCCCTCTCCGGCCTCATCCCGGACGGCGAGCGCGTCATCACCGTCGAGGACGCCGCCGAACTCCAGCTCCAGCAGACACATGTGATCCGCCTTGAATCCCGCCCGCCCAACGTGGAGGGCAAGGGCCGGATCACCATCCGGGACCTGGTGCGCAACTCCCTGCGCATGCGTCCCGACCGCATCATCGTGGGTGAGGTCCGGGGCGGGGAGACCCTCGACATGCTCCAGGCCATGTCCACCGGGCACGACGGCTCCCTCGCCACCGTCCACGCCAACAGCGCCGAGGACGCGCTGATGCGGCTGCGCACACTGGCCTCCATGTCGGAGGTCAAGATCCCCTACGAGGCGCTGCGCGACCAGATCGACAGCGCCGTGGACTGCGTCGTCCAGCTCACCCGCACCGCCGACGGAGCGCGCCGCATCAGTGAAGTGGCGCTACTGGACTCCTACGCGCCCCACGGGCGGCCCGGCGCTCCGGCCGAGCGGTCCGCCGCCTGGGCGCCGGCCGCCACCGGCCACCGTCTCACCGCCGTCGTCTGCTTCGACGCGCTGCCCATGGGCCCGGACCGCGTCGTCCGCGGCACGTTCGCCCACTTCCCGCTGCCCGAGCGGGCCGTCGGCCGGTTGCGCCTGGCCAACGAGCCGGTTCCGCAGGCGTTCGGGGTCGCCGCGCCGCCCGGCACCGTCGCCGGGCCACGCACCACGGGCCGCCACGCCGGGCGGGCCGCGGCCGGCGAGAGAGTCCCGGCCGGCGAGGGGGCTGCGTACGGCGAGGGGACGGCTTACGGCGAGGGGACGGCTTACGGCGAGGGGACGGCTTACGGCGAGGGTGCCGCGTACGGCGAGGGGGCCGCGGAAGCCGAACAGACCCCCTAG